The Terriglobia bacterium sequence ATGTCAGCATTGTCACGCAGCCTTTAGATCAAAATAAGAAATGACCTATCAGGACGAGAGACTGGACCGCTGGCTGATCGCGTCGATGGTTCTTCACATCGCGTTCTTCGGCATTCTTGTTCTCTCGCCGCACATCTTTCCGAATTTCGGCGCGAATTGGGGATCGCAGTCCGGCGGCGCGAACCCGGGAATCAGTGTTAAAATTGCGAGTAATGTTTCAGGAGTACCTTTGCCAACTCCTGAGGTCGTGCAACAGAACGCGCCGGCGAATGAGTCTCCGGCTTTCTATAAAAGCGAGCCGGCGCCTCCGCCGCTGCCGGACAAAACGGCGGAGCCTGTTCCGCAGCCGAAAGCACCGATCAAGACAACTCCGGTTCCAAAGCCCAAACCGCCGGCGCCCGCTTCGAAACCCGCTCCCGCGCCGGAAGCGCCTCCAAACGCCGTTCCTGCCGGACAAGGTGGGCGGCCGTCTCTGGCATACGGTCAGTTTTCGACCGGAGCCGGGCAGGCCGGAATCGGATTCGGCGATGCGTCTTTTGGCGACCGGTATGGCTGGTACGTGACCCAGATTACGCGGGCCATTTCGAATAACTGGTTGAAGTCACTTGTGGATTCGAGTGTGCAGCGGGCGCCGCGAGTTTATGTCAGTTTCAATATTGCGCGTGATGGCACAGTGAATTGTGGCGACGTTTCGATAAAACAGTCGAGCGGGATACCGTCGTTGGATCGTTCCGCTCAGCGCGCCGTTTGCGCGTCGAGTCCGCTGACCCCTCTTCCCGGCGATTACCGGGGAGGCAGCGTCAGCGTCAATTTCTATTTCGAGTATTCACGATGAGAAAACTATTACTTCTGGTTCTCTTCCTGGCGCTCGTCAGTGCCGTCACTGCGCGCCCGCAAATCAATACCGGAACCAATCAGGGCCTTGTCGGCGTCAAGATTGCCGTTCCGGATTTCCAGCCCGCCTCGGCGGATGCGAGTGCGGCCGGCCGCGCCGCGCTCTTCAATCAGGTTCTCCGCAATGACCTCAGTTACTCCGGCGGCGTGACTGTGGTCAGCCCGAGCCTGTATCCCCTGGGGAAATTCAGCGGTCCAGGCGACATCAAGCCCGACGACTGGACGACCGCTGCTGTCGGCGCTCAATTCATCGCATTTGGAAATCTGCGGACGGCAAACGGCGGCCTGGCGGTCGAAGCACGGCTATGGGATCTCAAAGCCGCATCCGCATCCGGACGTGAAGCACTGGCGCAACGTATCAACAGCGAGGATAGCGATGAAGGCGCTCGTCTGACAGCGCACCAGCTTGCCGACATGATCATCGATCTGATCGGCGGCGGCGCGAAAGGTATTGCGCGAACGAAGATCGCCTATATCAGCGAGCGAACGCCCGGCATCAAGGACCTCTA is a genomic window containing:
- a CDS encoding TonB family protein, producing MTYQDERLDRWLIASMVLHIAFFGILVLSPHIFPNFGANWGSQSGGANPGISVKIASNVSGVPLPTPEVVQQNAPANESPAFYKSEPAPPPLPDKTAEPVPQPKAPIKTTPVPKPKPPAPASKPAPAPEAPPNAVPAGQGGRPSLAYGQFSTGAGQAGIGFGDASFGDRYGWYVTQITRAISNNWLKSLVDSSVQRAPRVYVSFNIARDGTVNCGDVSIKQSSGIPSLDRSAQRAVCASSPLTPLPGDYRGGSVSVNFYFEYSR